The following are encoded together in the Humulus lupulus chromosome 5, drHumLupu1.1, whole genome shotgun sequence genome:
- the LOC133834295 gene encoding cyanidin 3-O-galactoside 2''-O-xylosyltransferase FGGT1-like encodes MQNTEMEEENKKLHIAMYPWFAMGHLTAFLHISNKLALRGHNISFFVPTKTQSKLMSFNHHPDLISFIPIHVPHVDGLPLGAETTADVPFPLLTFLMTAMDLTRPQLEASLLKLKPHLIFFDFTHWVPEAVRRFRIKSIHFCTISPATLGYLISPERSESDQAHDLMEPPPGFPLSAITFRAHEARDLAKVSTNEFGSGISFMKRQKLSLNDCDAIAFKTSKEMEGVYSDFVAEQWGKTVLLTGPVVPESPNSVLEGETAAFLSSFEKGSVVYCAFGSECVLKKEQFQELVLGLELTGRPFMAALKAPFGCETVESGLPDGFTERVGSRGLVHGGWVQQQLILGHGSVGCFVTHCGSGSLLEGLVNECQLVLLPNVGDQVVNARIMSGDLKVGVEVEKGNEDGLFTKEGVCKAVETVMELDGHVGKEVRANHKKWREFLLSEGLEDSYIDGFINKLHDLITTS; translated from the coding sequence ATGCAAAACAcagaaatggaagaagaaaacaaGAAGCTTCACATAGCTATGTATCCATGGTTCGCCATGGGACACCTCACAGCATTTCTCCACATCTCCAACAAGTTAGCATTGAGAGGCCACAACATCTCCTTCTTCGTACCAACCAAAACGCAGTCCAAACTGATGTCGTTTAATCACCACCCAGACCTCATCTCCTTCATCCCCATCCACGTGCCTCACGTGGACGGCCTCCCTCTCGGTGCCGAAACCACCGCCGACGTTCCATTCCCTCTCCTCACCTTCCTCATGACCGCCATGGATCTCACTCGTCCCCAGCTCGAAGCTTCTCTCCTAAAACTCAAACCCCACCTCATCTTCTTCGATTTCACCCATTGGGTACCTGAAGCCGTCCGTCGTTTCCGGATCAAGTCCATCCATTTCTGCACCATCAGCCCTGCAACACTCGGATACCTGATCAGTCCCGAGAGGAGTGAATCTGACCAAGCCCATGATTTGATGGAGCCTCCACCCGGTTTCCCATTGTCGGCCATTACGTTCCGGGCTCACGAAGCTCGAGATTTGGCCAAGGTATCGACGAATGAGTTCGGGAGCGGGATCTCGTTCATGAAACGACAGAAACTCTCGTTAAACGACTGCGACGCCATAGCTTTCAAAACTTCTAAAGAGATGGAAGGAGTCTACTCCGATTTCGTTGCCGAACAGTGGGGGAAGACAGTCCTTCTGACAGGGCCGGTGGTTCCTGAATCACCGAATTCGGTGTTGGAGGGTGAAACGGCGGCGTTTCTTTCGAGTTTTGAGAAGGGAAGCGTGGTGTACTGCGCATTCGGAAGCGAATGTGTTCTGAAAAAAGAGCAGTTTCAAGAACTCGTTCTGGGTCTGGAGCTAACAGGACGACCGTTCATGGCGGCTCTGAAAGCCCCATTTGGGTGCGAAACAGTGGAGTCAGGTTTGCCAGATGGGTTTACGGAGAGAGTTGGGAGTAGAGGGTTGGTCCATGGGGGTTGGGTCCAGCAGCAATTGATACTAGGCCATGGCTCGGTTGGGTGCTTCGTGACTCATTGTGGTTCGGGGTCGTTGCTGGAGGGCTTGGTGAATGAGTGTCAACTGGTTTTGCTACCAAATGTTGGAGATCAGGTTGTCAATGCTAGGATTATGAGTGGTGATCTTAAAGTTGGAGTTGAGGTTGAGAAAGGGAATGAAGATGGGTTGTTTACCAAAGAAGGTGTTTGTAAAGCTGTGGAGACTGTAATGGAGTTGGACGGCCATGTGGGGAAGGAAGTGAGGGCAAATCACAAGAAATGGAGAGAGTTTTTGTTGAGTGAAGGGCTTGAGGACTCTTATATTGATGGATTCATCAACAAACTACATGATCTCATTACTACCTCATGA